The proteins below come from a single Necator americanus strain Aroian chromosome V, whole genome shotgun sequence genomic window:
- a CDS encoding hypothetical protein (NECATOR_CHRV.G20335.T1), with the protein MTMSRTVLFFIVIAVYGIDARHRRQFSDEEQSDLSVSGWDPTIRDRFESCHSIASFAPTSEQYCKAFTMCCSMQFDPNNGDKCQTNEQRCIPLEQGGADAVCIQRNCTELVTTTTTTTTPAPIIEDEPMNTARTSAEGQFFTSSQHCGHISSGMEMYTETVSARILVHFFCRSAQFHIMQKRIKRHKVKRLHNLRWRDDTIAMVLAISKILHKIDQSYCHPRQRP; encoded by the exons ATGACTATGTCGCGAACAGTGCTCTTCTTCATCGTTATCGCCGTCTACGGAATTGACGCTCGGCACAGGAGGCAATTTTCTGATGAAGAGCAAAG TGACCTATCAGTCAGCGGTTGGGATCCAACGATTCGGGACCGTTTTGAAAGCTGTCATTCTATCGCCTCGTTTGCGCCGACGTCTGAGCAGTATTGTAAG GCTTTCACAATGTGCTGCTCCATGCAGTTCGACCCGAACAATGGCGATAAGTGCCAGACGAACGAGCAGCGATGTATTCCGCTTGAG CAAGGAGGTGCCGATGCTGTCTGCATACAACGTAATTGTACTGAGCTAGTCACTACTACCACTACTACAACAACTCCTGCTCCTATAATTGAGGACGAGCCAATGAATACAGCCA GAACCTCCGCTGAGGgacaatttttcacttcatctcaACATTGCGGGCACATTTCCTCTGGTATGGAAATGTATACTGAAACAGTATCGGCCAGAATTCTTGTCCACTTCTTTTGCCGTTCGGCTCAATTTCACATAATGCAAAAGCGAATAAAAAGACACAAAGTCaagag gCTGCACAATCTTCGCTGGCGTGACGATACTATCGCTATGGTTCTTGCAATAAGCAAG atacttCACAAAATCGACCAATCATACTGTCATCCACGACAACGGCCATAA
- a CDS encoding hypothetical protein (NECATOR_CHRV.G20335.T2), producing MSRTVLFFIVIAVYGIDARHRRQFSDEEQSDLSVSGWDPTIRDRFESCHSIASFAPTSEQYCKAFTMCCSMQFDPNNGDKCQTNEQRCIPLEQGGADAVCIQRRANEYSQLHNLRWRDDTIAMVLAISKILHKIDQSYCHPRQRP from the exons ATGTCGCGAACAGTGCTCTTCTTCATCGTTATCGCCGTCTACGGAATTGACGCTCGGCACAGGAGGCAATTTTCTGATGAAGAGCAAAG TGACCTATCAGTCAGCGGTTGGGATCCAACGATTCGGGACCGTTTTGAAAGCTGTCATTCTATCGCCTCGTTTGCGCCGACGTCTGAGCAGTATTGTAAG GCTTTCACAATGTGCTGCTCCATGCAGTTCGACCCGAACAATGGCGATAAGTGCCAGACGAACGAGCAGCGATGTATTCCGCTTGAG CAAGGAGGTGCCGATGCTGTCTGCATACAAC GACGAGCCAATGAATACAGCCA gCTGCACAATCTTCGCTGGCGTGACGATACTATCGCTATGGTTCTTGCAATAAGCAAG atacttCACAAAATCGACCAATCATACTGTCATCCACGACAACGGCCATAA